Proteins from a genomic interval of Anolis sagrei isolate rAnoSag1 chromosome 1, rAnoSag1.mat, whole genome shotgun sequence:
- the COL10A1 gene encoding collagen alpha-1(X) chain, with translation MKSQISFLLVLLFMNIVRGGEGFYPERYQERYQKHPGVPMKGPAFLPFNMKSHVVQTRGEQGPAGPAGPPGAPGPRGLPGPSGSPGKPGYGSQGAPGPQGPPGPPGLSAVGKPGVPGLQGRPGDRGPSGEKGDMGPAGLPGPRGPPGAPGIPGPAGISVAGKQGLPGPQGLRGAPGEKGESGIPGLNGQKGETGYGAPGRPGEKGPPGPQGPAGPPGLAGIGKPGERGFPGQPGIKGDRGFPGSAGPVGTPGPQGPPGERGEPGIGKPGPSGSPGLPGSPGAKGLPGPAGLTGPAGLPGFGKPGLPGMKGNRGPEGLPGIPGGKGEQGPMGAPGEAGPSGPPGNTGPQGLRGAPGENGTPGLKGERGPAGAAGFPGIKGERGLPGVDGKPGFSGEPGIPGPKGQAGFPGPKGDTGHAGPPGLPGPMGASGPKGADGIDGEPGPRGSPGIPGIKGPVGPPGIPGIPGSKGDTGAPGLPGPAGIASKGMDGPMGPTGLPGPKGHPGQPGLPGPPGPPGPPGPGIPQGQAIAGIPVIKAGGAIQGLTGMPVSAFSVILSKAYPPSAAPIKFDKILYNRQQHYDPRSGIFTCRVPGLYYFAYHVHVKGTHVWVGLYKNGSPIMYTFDEYKKGYLDQASGSAVVDLMENDQVWLQLPDNESNGLFSSEYVHSSFSGFLFAQI, from the coding sequence TTGTACAGACtcgaggagagcaaggaccagcTGGACCAGCTGGCCCCCCTGGCGCTCCTGGCCCAAGAGGACTCCCAGGCCCTTCAGGATCTCCAGGAAAACCAGGATATGGAAGCCAAGGGGCTCCAGGGCCACAGGGGCCCCCAGGACCACCAGGACTTTCAGCTGTTGGAAAGCCAGGCGTGCCAGGCTTACAAGGAAGACCAGGGGACAGAGGACCATCTGGTGAAAAGGGAGACATGGGACCTGCTGGTCTTCCTGGCCCAAGAGGTCCCCCAGGGGCCCCTGGAATTCCTGGCCCCGCTGGGATTTCTGTTGCTGGTAAACAAGGACTGCCAGGGCCACAGGGTCTTAGGGGTGCTCCTGGAGAAAAAGGTGAGTCGGGCATCCCTGGTTTAAATGGACAGAAGGGAGAAACAGGGTATGGGGCTCCAGGTCGCCCAGGGGAGAAAGGTCCACCAGGGCCACAGGGGCCTGCAGGGCCACCAGGACTTGCAGGGATAGGGAAGCCAGGAGAAAGGGGATTTCCAGGGCAACCAGGTATTAAAGGGGATCGGGGGTTTCCAGGCAGCGCAGGACCAGTTGGCACCCCAGGGCCCCAAGGACCTCCAGGGGAACGTGGAGAACCAGGAATAGGGAAGCCTGGCCCTAGTGGATCACCAGGTTTACCAGGCAGTCCTGGGGCAAAAGGGCTCCCAGGGCCTGCAGGTTTGACTGGACCTGCTGGTCTCCCAGGATTTGGAAAACCAGGGTTGCCTGGCATGAAGGGAAACAGAGGGCCCGAAGGTCTTCCCGGCATCCCAGGAGGCAAGGGAGAACAAGGTCCTATGGGAGCCCCTGGGGAGGCAGGGCCATCTGGACCCCCAGGGAATACAGGCCCCCAAGGGCTCCGAGGTGCACCTGGTGAAAATGGCACACCTGGCCTAAAGGGTGAAAGAGGACCTGCAGGGGCAGCAGGGTTCCCAGGCATTAAAGGAGAGCGTGGTCTACCAGGAGTAGATGGGAAACCAGGATTTTCAGGGGAGCCAGGAATTCCTGGTCCCAAAGGGCAGGCAGGTTTTCCAGGCCCCAAAGGGGATACTGGTCATGCTGGGCCACCTGGACTTCCTGGACCAATGGGTGCATCAGGGCCTAAGGGAGCAGATGGAATTGATGGTGAACCCGGGCCCAGAGGGTCACCTGGAATACCAGGTATAAAAGGACCAGTGGGTCCTCCAGGTATTCCAGGAATCCCTGGCAGCAAAGGAGACACAGGCGCACCAGGATTACCAGGTCCAGCTGGCATTGCTTCAAAGGGCATGGATGGGCCCATGGGACCTACTGGGCTTCCAGGTCCCAAGGGTCACCCTGGACAGCCTGGACTGCCAGGCCCCCCAGGTCCACCTGGTCCCCCGGGTCCTGGAATCCCACAAGGTCAGGCCATAGCAGGCATCCCTGTTATAAAAGCTGGTGGTGCAATCCAAGGCCTAACTGGCATGCCAGTCTCAGCTTTCAGTGTCATTCTTTCAAAAGCTTACCCTCCATCAGCTGCTCCCATAAAATTTGACAAGATTCtgtacaacagacaacaacactATGACCCCAGGTCGGGAATTTTCACCTGCAGAGTACCCGGACTTTACTACTTTGCTTACCATGTTCATGTGAAAGGAACACATGTGTGGGTTGGCCTATACAAAAATGGTTCACCCATCATGTACACATTTGATGAGTACAAGAAAGGGTACCTTGATCAAGCTTCTGGTAGTGCTGTTGTTGATCTAATGGAGAATGATCAAGTCTGGCTGCAACTCCCCGACAATGAATCAAATGGCCTCTTTTCTTCAGAGTATGTTCATTCCTCTTTCTCAGGTTTCTTATTTGCACAAATATAA